Proteins encoded together in one Perognathus longimembris pacificus isolate PPM17 chromosome 8, ASM2315922v1, whole genome shotgun sequence window:
- the Six3 gene encoding homeobox protein SIX3: MVFRSPLDLYSSHFLLPNFADSHHCSLLLASSGGGNSAGGGGGGGGGGGGAGGGGGGGGGGNRAGGGGAGGAGGGGGGGSGGGGGGSRAPPEELSMFQLPTLNFSPEQVASVCETLEETGDIERLGRFLWSLPVAPGACEAINKHESILRARAVVAFHTGNFRDLYHILENHKFTKESHGKLQAMWLEAHYQEAEKLRGRPLGPVDKYRVRKKFPLPRTIWDGEQKTHCFKERTRSLLREWYLQDPYPNPSKKRELAQATGLTPTQVGNWFKNRRQRDRAAAAKNRLQHQAIGPSGMRSLAEPGCPTHGSAESPSTAASPTTSVSSLTERADTGTSILSVTSSDSECDV; encoded by the exons ATGGTATTCCGCTCCCCCCTAGACCTCTATTCCTCCCACTTCTTGTTGCCAAACTTCGCCGATTCTCACCACTGCTCCCTACTTCTGGCGAGTAGCGGCGGCGGGAACAGtgcgggaggcggcggcggcggcggcggcggcggcggcggcgcgggaggcggcggcggcggcggcggcggcgggaaccGTGCGGGAGGCGGCGGTGCTGGCGgagcaggcggcggcggcggcggcggcagcggcggcggcggcggcggctccaggGCCCCCCCGGAAGAGTTGTCCATGTTCCAGCTGCCCACCCTCAACTTCTCGCCGGAGCAGGTGGCCAGCGTCTGCGAGACGCTGGAGGAGACGGGCGACATCGAGCGGCTGGGCCGCTTCCTCTGGTCGCTGCCCGTGGCCCCCGGGGCTTGCGAGGCCATCAACAAACACGAGTCGATCCTGCGCGCGCGCGCCGTGGTTGCCTTCCACACGGGCAACTTCCGCGACCTCTACCACATCCTGGAGAACCACAAGTTCACCAAGGAATCCCACGGCAAGCTTCAGGCCATGTGGCTCGAGGCGCATTACCAGGAGGCCGAGAAGCTGCGCGGCCGCCCGCTCGGCCCGGTGGACAAGTACCGCGTGCGCAAGAAGTTCCCGCTGCCGCGCACCATCTGGGACGGCGAGCAGAAGACGCATTGCTTCAAGGAGCGGACTCGGAGCCTGCTGCGGGAGTGGTACCTGCAGGACCCCTACCCCAACCCCAGCAAGAAACGCGAACTGGCGCAGGCCACCGGCCTCACTCCCACACAAGTAGGCAACTGGTTTAAGAACCGGCGGCAGCGCGACCGCGCCGCAGCGGCCAAGAACAG GCTCCAGCACCAGGCCATCGGACCGAGCGGAATGCGTTCGCTAGCCGAGCCCGGCTGTCCGACACACGGCTCGGCAGAGTCGCCGTCCACGGCGGCCAGCCCGACCACCAGCGTGTCCAGCCTGACAGAGCGCGCGGACACCGGCACCTCCATCCTCTCGGTAACCTCCAGCGACTCGGAATGTGATGTATGA